In Oryza sativa Japonica Group chromosome 11, ASM3414082v1, the following are encoded in one genomic region:
- the LOC107277296 gene encoding protein LURP-one-related 5 isoform X2: MSRIHPSNQRQDAAAAAAASTAAARAAVYTVWKRSSMGFQGTDGFSVYDHAGTLAFRVDNYSRRRKLFSGDLLLMDGHGSPLLALTPQIISMHDQWNCYRASEEGQGKRTRSQQLFSMRKCSVMQSSHEAEVHMSGCTHASSDRTGHVPGFSIEGSFRRRSCKIRNSVGEEVARITRKKAGAASLSLTLAEDVFSLEVQPNVDCAMIMAFVIALDRICWKPYTPMICSS, from the exons ATGAGTCGGATACACCCTTCGAATCAACGCcaagatgccgccgccgccgccgccgcatcaacGGCAGCAGCGCGAGCGGCGGTGTACACGGTGTGGAAGAGGTCCAGCATGGGCTTCCAGGGCACCGACGGCTTCTCCGTCTACGACCACGCCGGCACCCTCGCCTTCCGTGTTGACAACTACTCCCGCCGCCGCAAGCTCTTCTCCGGCGACCTGCTGCTCATGGATGGACATGGCTCGCCTCTCCTCGCCCTCACCCCACAG ATTATCAGCATGCATGACCAATGGAATTGTTACAGAGCGTCAGAAGAAGGCCAAGGCAAGAGGACAAGATCACAACAACTCTTCTCAATGAGAAAATGCTCAGTTATGCAAAGCAGTCATGAAGCAGAAGTGCACATGTCAGGATGTACCCATGCTTCGTCAGATCGTACTGGCCATGTTCCAGGCTTCTCAATCGAGGGCAGTTTCAGGAGAAGAAGTTGCAAGATCCGCAACAGCGTCGGTGAGGAAGTCGCAAGGATAACGAGGAAGAAGGCTGGAGCAGCATCGTTGTCACTGACTCTTGCTGAAGATGTTTTCAGTCTTGAGGTCCAACCGAATGTAGATTGTGCGATGATCATGGCTTTCGTCATTGCTCTCGACCGGATCTGCTGGAAGCCATACACACCTATGATCTGTTCTTCATAG
- the LOC107277296 gene encoding protein LURP-one-related 5 isoform X1, producing the protein MSRIHPSNQRQDAAAAAAASTAAARAAVYTVWKRSSMGFQGTDGFSVYDHAGTLAFRVDNYSRRRKLFSGDLLLMDGHGSPLLALTPQCSRWAKEQKPTINRTHGEASEEGQGKRTRSQQLFSMRKCSVMQSSHEAEVHMSGCTHASSDRTGHVPGFSIEGSFRRRSCKIRNSVGEEVARITRKKAGAASLSLTLAEDVFSLEVQPNVDCAMIMAFVIALDRICWKPYTPMICSS; encoded by the exons ATGAGTCGGATACACCCTTCGAATCAACGCcaagatgccgccgccgccgccgccgcatcaacGGCAGCAGCGCGAGCGGCGGTGTACACGGTGTGGAAGAGGTCCAGCATGGGCTTCCAGGGCACCGACGGCTTCTCCGTCTACGACCACGCCGGCACCCTCGCCTTCCGTGTTGACAACTACTCCCGCCGCCGCAAGCTCTTCTCCGGCGACCTGCTGCTCATGGATGGACATGGCTCGCCTCTCCTCGCCCTCACCCCACAG TGCAGCAGATGGGCCAAAGAACAGAAACCAACCATTAATAGAACCCATGGGGA AGCGTCAGAAGAAGGCCAAGGCAAGAGGACAAGATCACAACAACTCTTCTCAATGAGAAAATGCTCAGTTATGCAAAGCAGTCATGAAGCAGAAGTGCACATGTCAGGATGTACCCATGCTTCGTCAGATCGTACTGGCCATGTTCCAGGCTTCTCAATCGAGGGCAGTTTCAGGAGAAGAAGTTGCAAGATCCGCAACAGCGTCGGTGAGGAAGTCGCAAGGATAACGAGGAAGAAGGCTGGAGCAGCATCGTTGTCACTGACTCTTGCTGAAGATGTTTTCAGTCTTGAGGTCCAACCGAATGTAGATTGTGCGATGATCATGGCTTTCGTCATTGCTCTCGACCGGATCTGCTGGAAGCCATACACACCTATGATCTGTTCTTCATAG
- the LOC4349633 gene encoding probable serine/threonine-protein kinase PBL8 isoform X1, with protein sequence MGNCGTREENAVVAAHAQVQQLHLLQHPVKNAVAERKHTRISSDMSDPSTPRKIEDAKNISIYNDVIDFTLFELETITRSFRADYVLGEGGFGTVYKGYIDENVRVGLKSLPVAVKVLNKDGHQGHREWLTEVRFLGQLRHPNLVKLIGYCCEDDHRLLVYEFMFRGSLENHLFRRTATPLSWATRMSIALGAAKGLACLHNAERPIIYRDFKTSNILLDSDYTAKLSDFGLAKAGPEGDQTHVSTRVMGTYGYAAPEYVMTGHLTARSDVYSFGVVLLELLTGRKSIDKSRPSREHSLVDWALPKLNDKRRLLQIIDPKLEGQYSVRAAHKACSLAYYCLSQNPKARPLMSDVVETLEPLQGSGGSDGAVQSVLGSGLPSYRVNRRLMTNRVHCRALPNPKCSPAVPACRVR encoded by the exons TTCAGCAGCTCCATTTGTTACAACATCCTGTCAAGAATGCTGTTGCAGAGAGGAAGCACACCCGCATCTCATCAGATATGAGTGATCCTTCAACACCTAGGAAAATTGAAGATGCCAAGAACATCTCCATATACAATGATGTGATTGACTTCACATTGTTTGAACTCGAGACTATCACAAGGAGCTTCCGTGCTGACTACGTTCTTGGTGAAGGAGGGTTTGGGACTGTTTACAAGGGCTACATAGATGAGAATGTCAGGGTTGGTCTGAAGTCACTACCTGTTGCAGTCAAGGTGCTCAACAAAGATGGACATCAAGGACACAGAGAATGGCTT ACTGAGGTTAGGTTCCTTGGGCAGCTAAGACATCCAAATTTAGTCAAGTTGATTGGGTATTGCTGCGAAGATGACCACAGGCTGCTTGTGTACGAGTTCATGTTTCGAGGAAGTCTAGAAAACCACTTATTCCGAA GGACAGCTACTCCACTATCGTGGGCTACTAGGATGTCGATTGCATTAGGAGCTGCCAAAGGGTTAGCTTGCCTCCACAATGCTGAAAGGCCAATTATCTACAGGGATTTCAAGACATCAAATATTCTGCTGGACTCA GATTATACTGCTAAACTCTCTGACTTTGGTCTGGCAAAAGCTGGCCCAGAAGGCGATCAAACCCATGTATCAACTCGGGTGATGGGAACATATGGTTATGCTGCCCCTGAATATGTGATGACTG GTCACTTGACTGCTAGAAGTGATGTCTACAGCTTTGGTGTTGTCCTTCTTGAACTCTTGACTGGGCGTAAGTCCATCGACAAGTCACGGCCCAGCAGGGAGCATAGCTTGGTTGACTGGGCCCTCCCGAAGCTGAACGACAAGAGGAGGCTTCTCCAAATCATTGACCCAAAACTGGAGGGACAGTATTCAGTTAGAGCTGCCCACAAAGCCTGCAGCCTAGCATACTACTGCTTGAGCCAAAACCCAAAGGCGAGGCCTCTTATGAGCGACGTCGTTGAGACTCTTGAACCATTGCAGGGCAGTGGTGGAAGTGATGGAGCTGTTCAATCTGTTCTTGGCAGTGGCCTTCCGAGCTACAGAGTAAACCGCAGACTAATGACGAACAGAGTCCACTGTAGGGCGCTTCCGAACCCCAAGTGCTCCCCTGCTGTCCCAGCATGCAGGGTGAGATGA
- the LOC4349632 gene encoding uncharacterized protein has translation MAKDPHVSISLTGLAMVVFLIFSSSFLQAAQGPDKKMVMKYDVPVKRLMYRPAAIGTEAAAYEPFELCMGCRCCASSNASSCVDTRCCYAIDCNIPGKPFGVCAFSPHTCDCGATNCTSQQP, from the exons ATGGCAAAAGATCCTCATGTCTCCATCTCTCTCACCGGCCTCGCCATGGTCGTCTTCCTCATCTtcagctcctccttcctccagGCCGCCCAAG GACCAGACAAGAAGATGGTGATGAAGTACGACGTGCCGGTGAAGAGGTTGATGTaccggccggcggcgatcggcacggaggcggcggcgtacgAGCCGTTCGAGCTGTGCATGGGCTGCCGGTGCTGCGCGTCGTCGAACGCGAGCAGCTGCGTGGACACCCGGTGCTGCTACGCCATCGACTGCAACATCCCCGGCAAGCCCTTCGGCGTCTGCGCCTTCTCCCCCCACACCTGCGACTGTGGCGCCACCAATTGCACCAGCCAGCAGCCATGA